In Flavobacterium endoglycinae, one DNA window encodes the following:
- a CDS encoding SLBB domain-containing protein — protein MKKITYVLVLFFTLLFSYSVKAQDILKSKDLSSIQVDYLSDDDLAKISAQLRSNNTTIEQVEPMALSKGMSKLEFDKLKARLNEYSQKLNQGLDKPKIQENKNESGRKQEKFFNEKVKDSINALIFGSELFDNPNLNFEPDLKLATPVNYILGPGDELQISIYGVQEYNASMSVSTEGKISIQYVGQIAVAGMPIEAATQKIKAAIAKVYSTVRSGQSQVSVSLSQIRTIKVTIVGGKQPGNYSISSLATVYNALHLAGGPGKNGSYRNIELIRNNKVFRNIDIYRFLVKGDQSDNVSLKENDVIRIPSYTNRVTVEGEVKRPGIFEMKKGENFSDLLNFASGFNEFAYTASVNVVQKTGKEFKVHDIKEEEYNSYQPQSGDVFRITKILNRFQNRIKIEGAVFRPDYYSFNDGMRVSDLITRAEGLKEDAYSKRARIIRLKTDLTTEIVNVDLNAALSGDLNADLELKREDILTVYSILDFREEYKITIDGEIKNPGVFDYFENLTLNDLIIQAGGLTGSASKRVEIARMVKSDVINDSDPKRVELLQFEISSDSNEQAKNFILNPFDVINIRRIAVYEKPQMVTISGAVVYPGKYVLENKRETVYNVVMRAGGLTSVANIEGMKIQRPIRQDQIDKIKSIDLNLSKTDTLNDKLAKKLENDLKFSTIPVNWEKIVKNKNHYSNVTLFPGDEIIIATYNEGVRVTGNVLLTSEIPYRKGKSFKYYINSVGGVDSKGWRKKAYIIYPNGKADVTKSFLFFRSYPNVEPDSQIVVPEKPETKKMTTGEWVSIGSVLTSLALLIITAFK, from the coding sequence ATGAAAAAAATAACGTATGTTCTTGTTTTGTTTTTTACTCTTTTATTTTCATATTCGGTAAAAGCACAAGATATTCTTAAATCAAAAGATTTAAGTTCTATACAAGTGGATTATCTTTCGGATGATGATTTGGCTAAAATTAGTGCACAGCTAAGAAGTAATAATACTACGATAGAACAGGTGGAACCAATGGCTCTTTCAAAAGGAATGAGTAAGTTGGAATTTGATAAGCTAAAAGCTAGGCTTAACGAATATTCGCAAAAATTAAATCAAGGATTGGATAAACCAAAAATTCAAGAAAATAAAAATGAATCTGGCAGAAAACAAGAAAAATTTTTTAATGAAAAAGTTAAGGACTCTATAAACGCATTGATTTTTGGTTCCGAGCTTTTCGATAATCCTAATTTAAATTTTGAACCAGATTTAAAATTAGCAACACCTGTTAATTATATTTTAGGACCAGGTGATGAACTTCAAATTAGTATATATGGCGTCCAAGAATATAATGCAAGTATGTCCGTCAGTACAGAAGGAAAAATTAGTATTCAGTACGTAGGACAGATTGCGGTGGCTGGAATGCCAATTGAGGCAGCAACACAAAAAATTAAGGCAGCAATTGCAAAAGTTTACAGTACTGTTCGTTCAGGTCAATCACAAGTAAGTGTTAGTTTAAGTCAAATACGAACAATTAAAGTAACTATTGTTGGAGGTAAACAACCGGGAAACTATTCAATCTCTTCACTAGCAACTGTTTATAATGCACTTCATTTAGCAGGTGGTCCAGGTAAAAATGGCAGTTATAGAAATATTGAATTAATACGAAATAATAAAGTTTTCAGAAATATTGACATTTATAGATTTTTAGTAAAAGGAGATCAATCAGATAATGTTAGTTTAAAAGAAAACGATGTAATAAGAATTCCTTCGTATACTAATAGAGTTACTGTAGAAGGCGAAGTAAAACGTCCAGGAATTTTTGAAATGAAAAAAGGAGAGAATTTTTCAGATTTATTAAATTTTGCTTCTGGCTTTAATGAATTTGCTTATACTGCTTCAGTGAATGTCGTACAGAAAACAGGTAAAGAGTTTAAGGTTCACGATATAAAGGAAGAAGAGTATAATTCTTACCAACCTCAATCAGGTGATGTTTTTAGAATTACTAAGATATTAAATCGCTTTCAAAATCGTATCAAAATTGAAGGTGCTGTTTTTAGACCAGATTATTATTCTTTTAATGATGGGATGCGAGTTTCTGACCTTATTACAAGAGCAGAAGGTTTAAAAGAAGACGCTTATAGTAAAAGAGCTAGAATTATTCGCTTAAAAACTGATTTAACTACTGAAATTGTAAATGTAGATTTAAACGCAGCTTTATCAGGTGATTTAAACGCTGATTTAGAGTTAAAAAGAGAAGATATTTTAACGGTATATTCTATTTTAGATTTCAGAGAAGAGTATAAAATTACTATTGATGGAGAAATTAAAAACCCAGGAGTGTTTGATTACTTTGAAAATTTAACTTTAAATGATTTGATTATTCAAGCAGGTGGACTTACAGGATCTGCATCAAAACGTGTAGAAATTGCAAGAATGGTAAAATCAGATGTAATAAATGATTCCGATCCGAAACGTGTTGAATTGCTACAATTTGAAATTTCTTCAGATAGTAATGAACAGGCTAAAAATTTTATTTTAAATCCTTTTGATGTAATCAATATTCGAAGAATAGCGGTTTATGAAAAGCCTCAAATGGTTACGATAAGTGGTGCTGTAGTATATCCTGGAAAATATGTTTTGGAAAATAAAAGAGAAACAGTTTACAATGTGGTAATGAGAGCTGGAGGACTTACTTCTGTAGCTAATATTGAAGGAATGAAAATTCAAAGACCTATTAGACAAGATCAGATTGACAAAATAAAGAGTATCGACTTAAATTTATCAAAAACAGATACATTAAATGATAAATTAGCCAAAAAATTAGAAAATGATTTGAAATTCTCAACTATACCAGTTAATTGGGAAAAAATTGTAAAAAATAAAAATCATTATTCTAATGTTACATTGTTTCCCGGAGATGAAATTATTATTGCGACTTATAACGAAGGTGTAAGAGTCACAGGTAATGTATTGCTTACGTCTGAAATTCCTTATAGAAAAGGTAAAAGCTTTAAATATTATATTAACTCAGTAGGAGGTGTTGATAGTAAAGGATGGAGAAAAAAAGCTTATATAATATATCCTAATGGAAAAGCAGATGTAACTAAATCATTTTTATTTTTTAGATCATATCCTAACGTAGAGCCAGATTCACAAATAGTTGTTCCTGAAAAACCAGAAACAAAGAAGATGACTACTGGAGAATGGGTAAGTATTGGAAGTGTATTAACTAGTTTAGCATTATTAATTATAACAGCCTTTAAATAA
- a CDS encoding acetyltransferase, giving the protein MLDKSIILVGYSGHGYVVADTILDNNYEILGYSDKEEAISNPYNLVYLGFEKDNDFIGWSKEISFALGIGDNYLRQKIADLIERKGKKIQTIIHKTAHVSKTAIIGQGTFINKSVAINAFVEVGKNSILNTSCIIEHECILQDAVHIAPGAVLAGNVKIGERSFVGANAVIKQGVIIGKDVIIGAGSVVINNIPDNEVWFGNPAKKK; this is encoded by the coding sequence GTGTTAGATAAATCAATAATTCTTGTCGGATATTCCGGACATGGATATGTAGTTGCAGATACTATTTTAGATAATAACTATGAAATTTTGGGTTATTCAGATAAAGAAGAAGCTATATCTAATCCATATAATTTAGTTTATTTAGGTTTTGAAAAAGATAATGATTTTATCGGTTGGTCAAAAGAAATTTCATTTGCGCTAGGAATCGGAGATAATTATCTTAGACAAAAGATAGCAGATTTAATTGAAAGAAAAGGAAAAAAGATTCAGACAATTATACACAAGACTGCTCATGTTTCTAAAACTGCAATTATTGGTCAAGGTACTTTTATTAATAAAAGTGTTGCCATTAATGCATTTGTAGAAGTTGGGAAAAATTCAATTTTAAATACTAGTTGCATAATTGAACATGAATGTATTTTACAAGATGCGGTACATATAGCACCAGGTGCAGTTTTAGCTGGAAATGTCAAGATTGGAGAAAGAAGTTTTGTAGGTGCGAATGCAGTAATAAAACAAGGTGTTATAATTGGTAAAGATGTCATTATAGGTGCAGGAAGTGTTGTAATAAATAATATACCAGATAACGAAGTTTGGTTTGGAAATCCAGCGAAAAAAAAGTAG
- a CDS encoding UDP-N-acetylglucosamine 4,6-dehydratase, whose product MKVLNLIGRQIEIFDNDISSHENDLYEIIKKSSFLVIGGAGSIGQAVTKEIFKRNPLKLHVVDISENNMVELVRDLRSSYGYIDGDFQTFALDIGSIEYDAFINSDGKYDYVLNLSALKHVRSEKDPFTLMRMIDVNIFNTEKTLEQSIKKGTKKYFCVSTDKAANPVNMMGASKRIMEMYLMRKSQEIKISTARFANVAFSDGSLLHGFNQRIIKKQPIVAPNDIKRYFVTPKESGELCLMSCIFGENRDVFFPKLSQSLHLITFADIATKYLAELGYEAYPCKTEQEARDNVDSLIKQKKWPCLFTISDTTGEKDFEEFFTDSEVLDMERFENLGVIKNKASFDKSKLDVFSERIAKMKSNKSWNKEEIVDLFNFMIPNFEHKETGKYLDSKM is encoded by the coding sequence ATGAAAGTTCTCAATTTAATCGGCAGACAAATAGAAATATTTGATAATGATATTTCATCGCATGAAAATGATCTGTATGAGATTATAAAAAAATCTTCTTTTCTTGTAATTGGCGGAGCTGGTTCTATAGGACAAGCAGTGACTAAAGAAATTTTTAAGAGAAATCCGTTGAAGTTACATGTCGTTGACATAAGTGAAAACAATATGGTTGAGCTTGTTAGAGATTTGAGAAGTTCTTATGGGTACATAGATGGAGATTTCCAAACTTTTGCACTGGATATTGGATCTATAGAGTATGATGCGTTTATAAATTCAGATGGCAAATATGATTATGTATTAAATTTATCAGCATTAAAGCATGTTAGAAGTGAAAAGGATCCCTTTACTTTAATGAGAATGATTGATGTAAATATTTTTAATACAGAAAAAACACTTGAGCAATCAATAAAAAAAGGTACAAAGAAATATTTTTGTGTATCAACTGATAAAGCGGCTAATCCAGTAAATATGATGGGGGCTTCTAAAAGAATCATGGAAATGTATTTGATGCGTAAAAGTCAGGAAATTAAGATTTCTACAGCTCGTTTTGCAAATGTTGCATTTTCTGATGGATCTTTATTGCATGGTTTTAATCAAAGAATTATAAAGAAACAACCAATTGTAGCTCCAAATGACATTAAACGTTATTTTGTTACTCCTAAAGAATCTGGAGAACTGTGTTTAATGTCTTGCATTTTTGGCGAAAATAGAGATGTTTTCTTTCCTAAATTGAGTCAAAGTCTTCATTTAATTACGTTTGCAGATATTGCAACGAAGTATTTAGCAGAATTAGGCTATGAAGCTTATCCATGTAAAACCGAACAAGAAGCAAGAGATAATGTTGATAGCTTAATTAAACAAAAAAAATGGCCATGTCTATTTACTATTAGTGATACTACTGGAGAAAAAGATTTTGAAGAATTTTTTACCGATAGTGAAGTTTTAGATATGGAAAGATTTGAAAATTTAGGAGTTATAAAAAACAAGGCCAGTTTTGATAAAAGTAAATTGGATGTTTTTTCAGAAAGAATTGCCAAAATGAAGTCTAATAAATCATGGAATAAAGAAGAAATAGTTGATTTGTTCAATTTTATGATTCCAAACTTTGAACATAAGGAAACTGGTAAATATTTAGACTCAAAAATGTGA
- a CDS encoding formyltransferase family protein translates to MKIVYIGSVIFSAKALDKLISIGAEIVGVITKKESNFNNDFFDLKPIAEINKISFHYTLDINSEETVNWIKNLAPNVIFCFGWSNLIKSNVLEIAPLGVIGYHPTLLPNNKGRHPLIWAKILGLEKSGSTFFFMDEGADTGDILSQKEFEILFEDDATSLYAKLIDIALGQIEDFHSKLKDNTFIRIKQTESEGNSWRKRTAKDGIIDFRLATKTICNLVRGLTKPYIGAHLEYKNKNITVWEVEISEDIGERDNLEPGKVLNIKDNKIKVKTGDSAIWLVKHEFIDLPEVGSYIL, encoded by the coding sequence ATGAAAATAGTTTATATAGGGTCTGTGATTTTTTCTGCTAAAGCTTTAGATAAATTGATTTCTATTGGAGCCGAAATTGTTGGTGTAATTACCAAAAAAGAATCAAATTTTAATAATGATTTTTTTGACCTAAAACCCATTGCTGAAATTAATAAGATATCATTTCATTATACTTTAGATATAAATTCGGAGGAGACAGTAAATTGGATAAAAAACTTAGCTCCAAACGTAATTTTTTGTTTTGGATGGTCAAATTTGATTAAATCGAATGTTCTTGAAATTGCTCCTCTAGGAGTAATTGGATATCATCCCACATTACTACCAAATAATAAGGGAAGGCATCCGTTAATTTGGGCAAAAATACTAGGCCTAGAAAAATCTGGTTCGACTTTTTTCTTTATGGATGAAGGTGCTGATACTGGAGATATATTGTCTCAAAAAGAGTTTGAAATACTTTTTGAAGATGATGCAACTAGTTTATATGCTAAATTAATTGATATAGCTTTAGGACAAATTGAAGATTTTCATTCTAAATTAAAAGATAACACTTTTATCAGAATCAAACAAACTGAAAGTGAAGGCAATAGTTGGCGTAAAAGAACTGCTAAAGATGGGATAATTGATTTTAGACTAGCAACGAAGACAATTTGCAATTTAGTGAGGGGATTAACTAAGCCTTACATAGGTGCTCACTTAGAATATAAAAATAAAAATATTACTGTTTGGGAAGTAGAAATTAGCGAAGATATTGGAGAACGGGATAATTTAGAACCTGGAAAAGTACTAAATATAAAAGATAATAAAATCAAAGTAAAGACTGGCGATTCTGCTATTTGGTTAGTAAAACATGAATTCATTGACTTACCTGAAGTAGGATCATATATACTTTAA
- the neuC gene encoding UDP-N-acetylglucosamine 2-epimerase, whose protein sequence is MRKICVITGTRAEYGLLYWTIKALNNDKDIDLSICVTGMHLSPEFGLTYKRIIEDGFYINEKVETLLSSDTPVGIAKSIGLGIISFSETFQRLQPDLIVVLGDRFEIFAACSAAMVSKIPIAHCHGGEATEGLIDEAIRHSITKMSHIHFTSTEEYRSRVIQLGEQPQNVFNVGALGIENINKLKLLNRKEFEQSINFHLKQNNFLVTFHPVTLDNATAEVQFKELLNALDTFENVTIIFTKPNADTEGRIIIQMIDEYVLNNPQKAISFTSMGQLRYLSAIQFMDVVIGNSSSGLIEVPSFQKPTLNIGDRQQGRVKALSVIDCKADKVEIEKAIHLAMSLDFKEKIKKSENPYGKRNSSDEIVKVIKNMDIKNIIKKQFYNL, encoded by the coding sequence ATGAGAAAGATTTGCGTAATAACAGGCACAAGGGCAGAGTACGGCTTGTTGTATTGGACAATTAAAGCTTTAAATAATGATAAAGATATTGATTTATCAATCTGTGTAACGGGGATGCATCTGTCTCCTGAATTTGGATTAACTTATAAAAGAATAATTGAAGACGGATTTTATATTAACGAAAAAGTAGAAACACTACTTTCTTCTGATACTCCGGTGGGAATTGCAAAAAGTATTGGGTTAGGAATTATTAGTTTTTCTGAAACTTTTCAAAGACTGCAACCTGATTTAATCGTTGTACTAGGTGATAGATTTGAGATTTTTGCGGCATGTTCTGCAGCTATGGTTTCAAAAATACCAATTGCACACTGTCATGGAGGGGAAGCAACTGAAGGATTAATTGATGAAGCTATAAGACATTCAATTACAAAAATGTCACACATTCATTTTACAAGTACCGAAGAATATAGATCACGTGTTATTCAATTAGGCGAACAGCCACAAAATGTTTTCAATGTTGGAGCCTTGGGAATCGAAAATATAAATAAACTAAAATTATTAAATAGGAAAGAATTTGAACAATCAATTAATTTTCATCTGAAACAGAATAATTTTTTGGTAACATTCCATCCTGTAACGTTAGACAATGCTACAGCAGAAGTGCAGTTTAAGGAGCTTTTAAATGCTCTTGATACATTTGAAAATGTCACAATTATTTTTACAAAACCAAATGCTGATACTGAAGGACGTATTATAATTCAAATGATTGATGAATATGTTCTAAATAATCCACAAAAAGCGATTTCTTTTACCTCTATGGGACAATTGCGATATCTCTCAGCAATTCAATTTATGGATGTTGTGATTGGAAATTCTTCAAGTGGATTAATTGAAGTCCCATCATTTCAAAAACCTACATTAAATATTGGGGATAGGCAGCAAGGACGTGTAAAAGCTCTTTCTGTTATAGATTGTAAAGCTGATAAGGTTGAAATTGAAAAAGCAATACATCTTGCAATGTCTTTAGATTTTAAAGAAAAAATTAAAAAATCAGAAAATCCTTACGGTAAAAGAAATTCATCGGATGAAATTGTAAAGGTTATAAAAAATATGGATATTAAAAATATAATTAAAAAGCAATTTTATAATTTATAA
- the rfbB gene encoding dTDP-glucose 4,6-dehydratase has protein sequence MKKILITGGAGFIGSHVVRRFVTKYLEYKIFNLDALTYAGNLENVKDIEDKPNYTFVKGDIVDESFINELFKIHNFDGILHLAAESHVDRSIEDPLAFVKTNVIGTMNLLNAAKNQWKTNFEGKRFYHISTDEVYGSLGIDGLFTETTPYDPNSPYSASKASSDHFVRAYGETYGLPYVLTNCSNNYGSYHFPEKLIPLFINNIINNKPLPVYGDGNYTRDWLFVEDHAAAIDLVFHEGKNHETYNIGGFNEWKNIDLVKLLCNLMDQKLGRNEGTSEQLITYVKDRPGHDLRYAIDASKINKELGWKPTVTFEEGLEKTINWYLNNAEWLQNVTSGAYMDYYKKQYS, from the coding sequence ATGAAAAAAATTCTTATAACTGGCGGAGCTGGTTTTATAGGTTCTCATGTGGTAAGACGTTTTGTTACTAAATATTTGGAGTACAAAATTTTTAACCTTGATGCATTGACATATGCTGGGAATTTAGAAAATGTAAAGGATATTGAAGATAAACCGAATTATACTTTTGTAAAAGGAGATATAGTAGATGAAAGTTTTATTAATGAGCTTTTTAAGATACATAATTTTGATGGGATTTTGCATTTAGCAGCTGAATCTCATGTTGATCGATCTATTGAAGATCCTTTGGCTTTTGTTAAGACCAATGTAATTGGTACAATGAATTTATTGAATGCTGCAAAAAATCAATGGAAGACTAACTTTGAAGGTAAAAGATTTTATCATATAAGTACTGATGAGGTATATGGATCACTTGGAATTGATGGACTTTTTACAGAAACAACTCCATATGATCCAAATTCTCCATATTCGGCTTCAAAAGCAAGTTCAGATCATTTTGTGAGAGCTTATGGAGAAACTTATGGACTGCCATATGTTTTGACAAATTGTTCTAATAATTATGGTTCTTACCATTTTCCAGAGAAATTAATTCCTTTGTTTATAAATAATATTATAAATAATAAACCGCTTCCAGTATATGGAGATGGTAATTATACACGTGATTGGTTATTTGTTGAAGATCATGCAGCTGCAATTGATCTTGTTTTTCATGAAGGTAAAAATCATGAAACGTATAATATTGGAGGTTTTAATGAATGGAAGAATATTGATTTAGTTAAACTTTTATGTAATTTAATGGATCAAAAATTAGGTAGAAATGAAGGAACTTCAGAACAATTGATTACATATGTAAAAGATAGACCTGGACATGATTTAAGATACGCTATTGATGCTTCTAAAATTAATAAAGAATTAGGCTGGAAACCTACTGTTACTTTTGAAGAAGGTTTAGAAAAAACTATTAATTGGTATTTGAATAATGCAGAATGGTTACAAAATGTGACTTCAGGAGCTTATATGGATTATTATAAAAAACAGTATTCATAA
- a CDS encoding Wzz/FepE/Etk N-terminal domain-containing protein — MAIENDEISLKELIGKAKEWIKYLLSRWKLIFFIVILGSALGVLYSLIKKPVYTATLSFALEDEKGTGGLGGAIGLASSIGLDLGGNGGGMFAGANLTELFKSRSMVEKTLLSPVVFNGKRISLAEMYIQNTNWRKNWMDDDKLNKIEFPPEANRDKFTRVQDSILGVMFMRLSTTSLAVGQKDKKISIVNIDVSSGNELFAKYFCENLARKVGEFYIETKSKRARMNMVILERQVDSIRRELNGAITGVAIANDNTFNLNPALNVRRTPSAKRQVDVQANTAILAELLRQVELAKVTLRKETPLIQIIDKPILPLTKERFGKGKGIILGGFFAGFFGIIFLIIQKILRSIV; from the coding sequence ATGGCTATTGAGAATGATGAGATATCGTTAAAAGAATTAATTGGAAAAGCAAAAGAATGGATTAAGTACTTATTATCCAGATGGAAACTGATCTTTTTTATTGTGATTTTGGGTTCAGCACTTGGGGTTTTATATTCATTGATTAAAAAGCCAGTTTATACTGCAACTCTCTCTTTTGCTCTTGAAGATGAAAAAGGAACTGGCGGGCTTGGAGGTGCTATTGGATTAGCTAGTTCAATTGGGTTAGATTTAGGAGGAAATGGTGGAGGAATGTTTGCTGGGGCAAATTTGACTGAGCTTTTTAAATCAAGATCTATGGTTGAGAAAACATTACTATCTCCAGTTGTGTTTAATGGTAAGCGAATTTCTTTAGCAGAAATGTATATTCAAAACACAAATTGGAGAAAAAACTGGATGGATGATGATAAATTAAATAAGATTGAATTTCCGCCTGAAGCTAATCGAGATAAATTTACAAGAGTACAAGATAGTATCTTAGGGGTCATGTTTATGAGACTCTCAACGACAAGTTTAGCCGTAGGACAAAAAGATAAAAAGATTTCAATTGTTAATATAGACGTTTCTTCAGGGAATGAATTATTTGCAAAATATTTTTGTGAAAATTTGGCTAGAAAAGTTGGTGAATTTTACATTGAGACGAAAAGTAAAAGAGCAAGAATGAACATGGTTATTTTAGAACGTCAAGTTGATTCTATTCGTAGAGAACTTAATGGTGCCATAACTGGAGTTGCTATTGCAAACGATAATACATTCAATTTAAATCCTGCGTTAAACGTTCGTCGAACCCCATCTGCAAAAAGGCAGGTAGATGTACAAGCAAACACTGCAATATTAGCAGAATTGTTAAGACAAGTAGAATTGGCGAAAGTAACTTTGAGAAAAGAAACACCTTTGATTCAAATAATTGACAAGCCAATTTTGCCATTGACAAAAGAACGTTTTGGAAAAGGCAAAGGAATAATTTTAGGAGGTTTTTTTGCAGGTTTTTTTGGTATAATATTTTTGATAATTCAAAAAATATTAAGATCTATTGTTTAA
- a CDS encoding LegC family aminotransferase — translation MNAINETISFIKEQYKTENPIPLHTPYFGGNEKKYLIETIDSTYVSSVGAYVDQFELMMENITQTSKTVAVVNGTAAIQVALRLIGVKTGDEVLTQALTFVATANAIAYQNATPVFLDVDLDTMGLSPKAVEIFLDEFGDLRQDGCYNKKTGKKISACLPMHTFGFPVHLIELIEICNKWKIPVVEDAAESLGSKYKGKSTGSFGKLGTFSFNGNKIVTCGGGGAIVTNDLKLGQKGKYLTTTAKIPHPYEFVHDEMGYNFRMPNLNAALACAQLEQLDDFLQNKRKLANEYKTFFESNGIIFRTETPDTEANYWLMCIELENKSERDLFLKSTNKNNVMTRPIWKLMYRLPMYSNCQRDEQLNAEFLEDRIVNIPSSVR, via the coding sequence ATGAACGCTATAAATGAAACAATTTCTTTTATAAAAGAACAATATAAAACAGAAAACCCTATACCTCTGCATACTCCTTATTTTGGAGGAAATGAAAAAAAATATTTAATTGAAACTATTGATTCTACTTACGTATCTTCAGTTGGAGCATATGTTGATCAGTTTGAATTAATGATGGAGAATATCACTCAGACCTCAAAAACTGTTGCAGTTGTAAATGGTACAGCCGCAATTCAAGTTGCTTTACGTCTTATAGGGGTAAAGACTGGAGATGAGGTGTTGACACAAGCTTTGACATTTGTGGCTACTGCAAATGCTATAGCATATCAAAATGCGACACCTGTTTTTTTAGATGTAGATTTGGATACTATGGGATTATCGCCAAAAGCTGTAGAGATTTTTTTAGATGAATTTGGCGATTTAAGGCAAGATGGTTGCTACAATAAAAAGACTGGAAAAAAAATAAGTGCCTGTTTACCAATGCATACTTTTGGTTTTCCTGTTCATTTAATTGAATTGATTGAAATTTGCAATAAGTGGAAGATTCCTGTAGTTGAAGATGCAGCTGAATCATTGGGAAGTAAATATAAAGGTAAATCGACTGGGAGTTTTGGAAAACTTGGTACTTTTTCGTTTAATGGAAATAAAATTGTGACTTGTGGTGGTGGTGGTGCTATTGTTACTAATGATTTGAAATTAGGACAAAAAGGTAAATATTTAACCACGACAGCGAAAATTCCACATCCTTATGAATTTGTGCATGATGAAATGGGTTATAATTTTAGAATGCCAAACTTAAATGCCGCATTAGCATGTGCACAATTAGAACAGCTAGATGATTTTCTTCAAAACAAAAGAAAATTAGCAAATGAATACAAGACTTTTTTTGAGTCAAATGGTATAATATTTAGAACAGAAACTCCAGATACAGAAGCGAATTATTGGTTAATGTGTATAGAGTTGGAAAATAAATCGGAAAGAGATTTATTTTTAAAAAGCACAAATAAAAATAATGTAATGACTAGACCAATATGGAAACTAATGTATCGTCTGCCTATGTATTCAAATTGTCAAAGGGATGAACAATTAAATGCAGAATTTTTAGAAGATCGAATAGTAAACATACCTAGTAGTGTTAGATAA
- the neuB gene encoding N-acetylneuraminate synthase: protein MEKVIIIAEAGVNHNGDFEIAKKLVDAAAAAKADYVKFQTFKADKIVSKEAKKADYQIKNINDNDDSQYAMLKKLELPDEWHYLLLDYAKSKNIQFLSTGFDIESIDFLDKLGIEIFKIPSGELTNRPYLEYIARKNKEIILSTGMANILEIKEAIEVLIHAGAKRNKISILHCNTEYPTPMKDVNLKAMNEIAKEFDVRIGYSDHTLGIEIPIAAVAMGAKVIEKHFTIDRTLNGPDHLASLEPSELKAMVDAIRNVEMAISGNGIKEASESERKNIQVVRKSLHFKHDLNIGHILKEDDILIVRPGTGISPMKIYNFIGKELSAPAKANEPLSENHFV, encoded by the coding sequence ATGGAAAAAGTTATAATAATTGCTGAGGCAGGGGTTAATCATAATGGTGATTTTGAAATAGCAAAAAAATTAGTTGATGCTGCTGCTGCTGCTAAAGCAGATTATGTCAAATTTCAGACTTTTAAAGCAGATAAGATTGTTAGCAAAGAAGCAAAAAAAGCTGATTATCAGATCAAAAATATTAATGATAACGATGACTCCCAGTATGCAATGCTTAAAAAACTTGAATTGCCAGATGAATGGCATTATCTTCTGTTAGATTATGCAAAATCTAAAAATATACAATTTTTGTCAACTGGTTTTGATATTGAAAGTATTGACTTTTTAGATAAATTAGGAATAGAAATTTTTAAAATTCCATCTGGTGAATTAACAAATAGACCTTACTTGGAATATATTGCTAGAAAAAATAAAGAAATAATTCTTTCAACAGGGATGGCTAATATTCTTGAAATTAAAGAAGCAATCGAAGTTTTGATACACGCTGGAGCTAAAAGAAACAAAATCTCTATTTTGCATTGTAACACAGAATATCCTACACCAATGAAAGATGTTAATCTTAAGGCAATGAATGAAATTGCTAAAGAATTCGATGTGAGAATTGGCTATTCTGATCATACATTAGGTATCGAAATACCTATTGCTGCAGTTGCAATGGGAGCTAAAGTTATTGAGAAACATTTTACTATTGATAGAACCTTAAATGGTCCAGATCATTTAGCATCCCTCGAACCTTCTGAGCTAAAAGCAATGGTTGATGCTATTCGAAATGTTGAAATGGCAATTTCTGGAAATGGAATTAAGGAAGCTAGTGAATCTGAAAGGAAAAACATTCAAGTAGTTAGGAAAAGTCTTCATTTTAAACATGATTTGAATATTGGTCATATTTTAAAAGAAGATGATATTTTAATTGTAAGACCAGGTACAGGGATAAGTCCAATGAAAATATATAATTTTATTGGTAAAGAACTTTCAGCACCAGCAAAAGCTAATGAGCCACTGTCTGAAAATCACTTTGTATGA